The following coding sequences are from one Gigantopelta aegis isolate Gae_Host chromosome 15, Gae_host_genome, whole genome shotgun sequence window:
- the LOC121390692 gene encoding PHD finger protein ALFIN-LIKE 6-like translates to MSVPLPSTSTESTDSSQLLPSTSPSALSSPPHSIKDFLLKQLTPQFAKSSRGRSARVQRFRYGESLTTSECIERTMEENARKEVATRGRGAGRKGKGRGKTSASSTARNSIGSQNPQPSTSRRQSRSRSPIGRSDDDDDVPCNRCGLIGESNSLWVQCDLCDSWYHALCAGVTYSAVELEEIEWICDFCHQ, encoded by the coding sequence ATGAGTGTGCCTTTACCATCAACATCGACAGAATCAACCGATTCTTCACAGCTGCTTCCAAGTACAAGTCCATCAGCACTCTCATCCCCACCACACTCCATAAAAGACTTCTTACTCAAACAGCTAACCCCTCAATTTGCTAAATCAAGCAGGGGTAGATCTGCAAGGGTCCAACGTTTTCGCTATGGTGAGAGCCTTACTACATCAGAGTGTATTGAGCGAACCATGGAGGAAAATGCCAGGAAGGAGGTTGCTACTCGTGGACGTGGTGCTGGTCGTAAGGGTAAGGGCAGGGGTAAAACATCTGCCTCCAGTACTGCTAGAAACAGCATTGGATCGCAAAACCCTCAACCAAGTACAAGTCGAAGGCAGAGTAGATCCAGAAGTCCCATAGGGAGGTcagatgatgacgatgatgtcCCATGCAACAGATGTGGACTTATAGGAGAGTCCAACAGTCTCTGGGTCCAGTGTGACCTTTGTGACTCCTGGTACCACGCATTGTGTGCAGGTGTTACTTACAGTGCTGTGGAACTGGAAGAAATCGAGTGGATATGCGACTTTTGTCATCAGTAG